Proteins encoded by one window of Panicum virgatum strain AP13 chromosome 7N, P.virgatum_v5, whole genome shotgun sequence:
- the LOC120682361 gene encoding DNA-binding protein S1FA2: protein MADQFADSANNVIIEEVNKGLNPGMIVLLVVASFLLLFFVGNYALYVYAQKTLPPKKKKPVSKKKLKREKLKQGVSAPGE, encoded by the exons ATGGCGGATCAGTTCGCGGATTCGGCG AACAATGTGATCATCGAGGAGGTGAACAAGGGCCTGAACCCAGGAATGATAGTCCTGCTTGTAGTTGCAAGCTTCCTGCTGCTCTTTTTTGTGGGGAACTATGCGCTGTATGTGTACGCGCAGAAGACACTTCCGCCTAAGAAGAAGAAGCCTGTCTCCAAGAAGAAGCTGAAGAGGGAAAAACTGAAGCAGGGCGTCTCCGCTCCAGGAGAGTAA